The genomic DNA GATGCATGGATGGAAGGAtcgatggatggaaggatggatggaaggatggatggatggatggatggaaggatggatggaaggatggatggatggaaggatggatggaaggatggaaggatggatggataggtggatcgTTGGATGCATGGATGGAAGGAtcgatggatggaaggatggatggaaggatggatggaaggatggatggatggaaggatggatggaaggatggaaggaaggatggaaggatggatggatggaatgatggaaggatggatggaaggatggaaggatggaaggatcgatggatggaaggatggaaggatggatggatggatggatggaaggatggaaggatggatggataggtggatcgTTGGATGCATGGATGGAAGGAtcgatggatggaaggatggatggaaggatggatggaaggatggatggatggaaggatggatggaaggatggaaggaaggatggaaggatggatggatggaatgatggaaggatggatggaaggatggaaggatggaaggatcgatggatggaaggatggatggaaggatggatggatggaaggatggatggatggatggatggaaggatggatggaaggatggatggatggaaggatggatggaaggatggaaggatggatggatggaatgatggaaggatggatggaaggatggaaggatggaaggatcgatggatggaaggatggatggaaggatggatggatggatggatggatggatgggtggatggatggatggatggatggatggatggatggatggaaggatggatggatggatggatggatggatggatggatggatggaaggatggatggaaggatggatggatggaaggatggaaggatggatggaaggatggaaggatggaaggatcgatggatggaaggatggatggaaggatggatggatggatggatggatggatggatgggtggatggaaggatggaaggatggaaggatggatggatggatggatggatggaaggatggatggatggatggatggatggatggatgggtggatggaaggatggaaggatggaaggatggatggatggatggatggatggatggatggaaggatggatggatggatggatggatggaaggatggatggaaggatggaaggatggaaggatggatggatggaaggatggatggaaggatgtgTGGAATTATCGACGGATGgaaggatagatggatggatggatggatggatggattatCGATGGTTAGATGGAAaaatggatggaaggatggaaggaCGGATGGACGGATGAATGGATGgctagatggatggaaggatggaaagGCGGatggacggatggatggatgaatggatggatggaaggatgcatggatggatggagggatggaAGGATGGCAGAAGGAATggaaggatggagggagggatggtaggAAGGATGGAtggggggatggatggatggaaagaaggaaggatggatggaCGGACGGTTGCAAGGATGAATGGAGGGTGGATGGTTGgaagggtggatggatggatggatgtttGGATGGATGGAGGCAAAGAAGATAGGTGGATGGAGGGaaggataggtggatggatggatcaaatgatggatgaatggatggatggatggatgcagGGAtggaaggaacgatggatggaa from Heptranchias perlo isolate sHepPer1 unplaced genomic scaffold, sHepPer1.hap1 HAP1_SCAFFOLD_49, whole genome shotgun sequence includes the following:
- the LOC137313859 gene encoding guanine nucleotide exchange factor subunit RIC1-like is translated as IHPSIHPSIHPSIHPSIHPSFHPSFHPSILPSFHPSIHPSIIPSIHPSILPSILPSILPSIHPSIHPSIHPSILHPSIHPSIHPSFHPSFHPSFHPSILPSMHPTIHLSIHPSILPSILPSIHPSIHPSIHPSIHPSIHPSIHRSFHPCIQRSNYPSILPFTHSSILPSFHPSFHPSIHPSIHPSIHPSIHPSILPSIHPSIHPSIHPSIHPSIHPSILPSFHPSIHPSFHPSIHPSIHPSILPSIY